The following coding sequences lie in one Thermosulfuriphilus ammonigenes genomic window:
- a CDS encoding ATP-binding cassette domain-containing protein: MGNYKNTDLRDVIIFDNVSKFYSLDIKITKRRTFYSILFGKRRGWEQGEKVHCVLHNLSFSVKEGEKLLILGPAESGKSTIAKLICGLAYPTEGKIVVKGKVRYVTSTPIASNPLMTLKEYSQLLAMICGADGKHLTELCDDILNCCNLGDLKDTKIYDLPGRILKEMVYYTMISIDADIYVFDNTLRLDHSSFGDLCWNKIQNILRERTVIILKKNIQHLDKRVIKYLDKVLMLEEGRTVFFGPYKKAFNADYSVDKSVERKGNVEQSSYPAYHNDDSISDSSDPQGRTSYPAYLVINRILKEYKKINNETRGQAPSLEELLHVNLRKELEEVIDTSKTIVLGPYISDVGVEFTYWIPFLRWLIHTYKLDSRRIIAISRCGARLWYEDLGVEYLDLSDLISDTELSEYFRNITSGWNMKQFYLSVGEKEILNRAIKKLGLFDYCLIHPALMWNLFLPVWKRFLPLDFIYDYTIYEPFNHVDWNKEDQFDLPEKYIVVKFSFFPHFPQTKENLSFLDKLVRELAKNFNVVSLHTDILVDRHRDFICDTNGLYEIRDKVNYKNILEVQTKIIRNAAFCVGVQGNIISFAPYMNVKTLSIYSHKEAGTFPMTLTLYESHLSRLFEGSCNSLDISRSDVSDVIDSISEVM; the protein is encoded by the coding sequence ATGGGTAATTATAAAAACACAGATCTTAGAGATGTAATAATTTTTGACAATGTCTCCAAGTTCTATTCACTGGATATAAAAATAACCAAGCGACGCACTTTTTACAGTATCCTTTTCGGGAAGAGAAGAGGCTGGGAACAGGGTGAAAAAGTACATTGTGTTCTTCATAATCTGTCTTTTTCGGTTAAGGAAGGAGAAAAACTCCTTATTCTTGGTCCCGCTGAGTCTGGTAAGTCAACAATTGCAAAGCTGATTTGTGGTCTGGCTTATCCAACTGAAGGTAAAATTGTTGTCAAAGGTAAAGTAAGATATGTAACATCAACTCCTATAGCTTCAAATCCTCTAATGACTCTTAAAGAGTACTCTCAGCTGCTTGCAATGATTTGTGGCGCTGATGGAAAACATTTGACAGAGCTTTGTGATGATATATTAAATTGCTGTAATCTTGGAGACCTGAAAGATACAAAGATCTATGATTTGCCAGGAAGAATACTTAAAGAAATGGTTTATTATACCATGATATCTATAGATGCGGATATTTATGTATTTGATAATACTTTAAGATTAGATCATTCCAGTTTTGGAGACCTTTGCTGGAACAAGATTCAGAATATTTTGAGAGAACGTACAGTTATAATTTTGAAGAAAAATATCCAACATTTAGATAAGCGTGTGATAAAATATTTGGATAAAGTTTTAATGCTTGAAGAGGGAAGAACAGTGTTTTTTGGTCCATATAAAAAGGCTTTTAATGCTGATTACTCTGTTGATAAGAGTGTAGAAAGAAAGGGTAATGTGGAACAATCCTCTTATCCTGCTTATCATAATGATGATAGTATTTCAGATAGCAGTGATCCACAAGGACGAACATCTTATCCTGCGTATCTTGTTATTAACAGGATCTTAAAAGAATATAAAAAAATAAACAATGAAACCAGGGGGCAGGCTCCTTCTTTGGAGGAGTTATTGCATGTTAATTTAAGGAAAGAACTGGAGGAAGTAATAGATACATCTAAAACAATTGTTCTGGGTCCTTATATTTCGGATGTAGGTGTAGAGTTCACTTACTGGATTCCTTTTCTCAGATGGTTAATTCATACCTATAAACTTGATAGCAGGCGTATTATCGCTATCTCAAGATGCGGTGCAAGGCTCTGGTATGAAGATTTAGGTGTTGAATATCTTGATTTATCGGATTTAATCTCTGATACAGAACTTTCAGAATACTTCCGTAATATAACATCAGGATGGAACATGAAACAGTTTTATTTATCTGTTGGAGAAAAAGAAATTCTAAATCGAGCTATAAAAAAATTGGGACTCTTTGATTATTGTTTGATTCATCCTGCTTTAATGTGGAATTTATTTTTACCTGTATGGAAGCGCTTTTTACCTCTGGATTTTATTTATGATTATACTATATACGAGCCCTTTAATCACGTGGACTGGAATAAAGAGGATCAATTCGATCTTCCCGAAAAGTATATTGTGGTTAAGTTCAGTTTTTTTCCTCATTTTCCACAGACGAAGGAAAATCTGTCTTTTTTAGATAAGCTTGTTAGAGAACTGGCTAAGAATTTTAATGTTGTAAGTTTGCATACGGATATACTAGTTGACAGACATAGAGACTTTATTTGTGATACAAATGGTTTATATGAAATCAGGGATAAAGTGAACTACAAAAATATACTCGAAGTTCAAACTAAAATAATAAGAAATGCTGCTTTCTGTGTGGGAGTTCAGGGCAATATAATATCCTTTGCACCGTATATGAATGTAAAAACTCTAAGTATTTATTCTCATAAGGAGGCCGGTACCTTTCCTATGACTTTAACGCTTTACGAATCACATCTTTCAAGGCTCTTTGAAGGTTCGTGTAATTCTTTAGATATAAGCAGGTCAGATGTTTCCGATGTGATTGATAGCATTAGTGAAGTCATGTAA
- a CDS encoding putative capsular polysaccharide synthesis family protein has translation MSELERLLIYQMGRVGSKTIEYSLKAIGLSPYHVHTLSDKGLSYYKDMLSVSEKGSQQFKKYHNKLKEIEYLRTQIKQGNRKWKIITLTRDPVARNISFFFYYIFNLQAKLSFNLDPENLEGLLSLFLNCPSLDGFNTHETPLAWFDIEMKAVFGIDVYKTIFPFHKGYKIYEGEKADLLLIRLENLDRCHQQAFKDFLGIEIFKLVNKNIASTGLYSSIYEQFCKNVVLPEDYMDKMYNSRYARHFYTEEEIDFFRRKWSGLI, from the coding sequence GTGTCAGAATTGGAAAGACTTTTAATTTATCAGATGGGTAGAGTGGGCTCTAAAACTATTGAATATTCATTAAAGGCAATAGGGCTATCGCCTTATCATGTTCATACACTTAGTGATAAGGGATTAAGCTATTATAAGGACATGTTATCCGTGTCTGAGAAGGGTAGCCAACAATTTAAAAAATACCATAATAAGCTTAAAGAGATAGAGTACTTGCGTACACAAATAAAGCAGGGAAATCGAAAATGGAAAATTATAACCCTTACGAGAGATCCAGTTGCCAGAAATATATCTTTTTTCTTTTATTATATTTTCAATCTACAAGCAAAATTAAGCTTTAACCTGGATCCTGAAAATCTTGAAGGATTGTTGTCTTTATTTTTGAACTGTCCGTCTTTAGATGGTTTTAACACTCATGAAACACCCCTGGCTTGGTTTGATATAGAAATGAAAGCAGTTTTCGGCATAGATGTGTACAAGACTATATTCCCATTTCATAAAGGTTATAAAATATATGAAGGGGAAAAGGCTGACCTATTATTAATAAGGCTGGAAAATCTTGATCGATGTCATCAACAGGCTTTTAAGGATTTTCTGGGAATAGAGATTTTTAAACTCGTAAATAAAAATATTGCAAGTACTGGACTGTATTCTTCTATATATGAACAGTTTTGTAAAAATGTGGTTTTACCTGAAGACTATATGGACAAAATGTATAATTCCAGATATGCTCGCCATTTTTATACTGAAGAAGAAATTGATTTTTTTAGGCGGAAGTGGAGTGGCCTGATATAG
- a CDS encoding glycosyltransferase — protein MKVSLIHDWLVTFGGAESVLESIYELYPGSIYTLVFNREPFKGTIFESCEIYTSFIQNLPKSEKKYRNYLPFFPLAVEQFDLSSSDLILSISTCVAKGVLTRSDQLHICYCCTPVRYAWDLYYSYLNSTGLNKGFRGMLAKIILHYIRMWDISTVNRVDFFVTLSHSIKRRIKKIYGRDSEVIYPPVNTNKFNVFSDKDNFYLTVSRMVPYKKIDLIVDAFTQMPEKKLVVIGDGPDLKKIKLKAKKNIEILGFQPFEVLKTYMERAKALVFAAEEDFGIVTVEAQACGTPVIAFGKGGATETIIDGKTGLFFKEQTVSSLIEAILKFEKIEDKFDPQVIRSNAERFSKERFKKEFKDFVDGKISVFWD, from the coding sequence ATGAAGGTTTCTTTGATTCATGATTGGTTAGTTACATTTGGTGGGGCTGAAAGTGTTCTGGAAAGTATTTATGAACTTTATCCCGGCTCCATATATACTCTAGTTTTTAATAGAGAGCCCTTTAAGGGGACTATTTTTGAGAGTTGTGAAATTTATACTTCTTTTATACAAAATCTTCCAAAATCAGAAAAAAAATATAGAAATTATTTGCCTTTTTTTCCTCTAGCTGTGGAGCAATTTGATCTTTCGTCTTCAGATTTAATACTATCTATTAGTACCTGTGTTGCAAAGGGTGTTTTAACGCGATCTGATCAGCTTCATATTTGTTATTGCTGTACACCAGTTAGATATGCTTGGGATCTTTACTATTCTTATTTGAATTCAACTGGTTTAAATAAGGGATTTCGGGGAATGCTTGCTAAAATTATTTTACATTATATTCGTATGTGGGATATTTCGACGGTAAATAGAGTTGATTTTTTTGTCACTCTTTCTCATTCCATAAAAAGGAGAATTAAGAAAATTTATGGACGTGATTCGGAAGTTATCTACCCTCCTGTAAATACTAATAAATTTAATGTTTTTTCTGATAAAGATAATTTTTATTTAACAGTTTCACGTATGGTACCTTATAAAAAGATCGATTTGATTGTTGACGCTTTTACTCAAATGCCAGAAAAAAAATTAGTTGTTATTGGAGATGGTCCTGATCTTAAAAAAATTAAATTAAAAGCTAAAAAAAATATAGAAATTTTAGGTTTTCAACCTTTCGAGGTCTTAAAAACTTATATGGAAAGAGCAAAGGCTCTTGTTTTTGCTGCAGAAGAGGATTTTGGTATTGTAACAGTTGAAGCACAAGCCTGTGGGACTCCGGTTATCGCCTTTGGAAAAGGAGGAGCTACGGAAACGATAATTGACGGAAAAACTGGTCTTTTTTTTAAGGAACAAACTGTTTCTAGTCTTATAGAAGCTATTTTAAAGTTTGAAAAGATAGAAGATAAATTTGATCCTCAAGTAATTCGTTCTAATGCAGAACGATTTAGTAAAGAAAGATTTAAAAAAGAATTTAAAGACTTTGTCGATGGTAAAATTTCTGTTTTTTGGGATTGA
- a CDS encoding methyltransferase domain-containing protein codes for MIVNYDDLVKYQRKCVMVDGCFDPLHIGHLKYFDVASTLGFPLFCNVQSDDYISNNKKRPNLLPELQRINLIDSLKTISYVHLCKTSTSDVLSKLQPLKYVKGMDWKKKGLPNDEQEVCKKYGIEILFLDTNVDSSTNIVRDFIRNKDCNSLKEFEGILFSQKEIEPHYYDEHYFRGDWRNGQNDYSLETRRIIEAKNPVNIKEVFRPKRVLDVGCGPGALMYFLYELGIETYGIDFSQAAKDLAPKEVRSNIVVAPVTEYYNFGIDFDLVICRELLEHLTILQIRQAVKVLADYTSKYLYVTTRFHPSPVSLLDVTDDRVTDPTHITLLNKDFLKLLFMLEGLRPRPDLEEKMDWKKLGRVLVFERVYKNV; via the coding sequence ATGATAGTAAACTATGATGATCTGGTTAAATATCAGAGGAAATGTGTGATGGTTGATGGTTGTTTCGATCCTTTGCATATTGGGCATTTAAAATATTTTGATGTGGCTTCTACTTTAGGTTTTCCTCTTTTTTGTAATGTTCAGTCAGACGATTATATTTCTAATAATAAAAAAAGACCTAATCTCTTGCCAGAACTTCAAAGAATCAATCTTATTGATTCTTTGAAAACAATTTCTTATGTCCATTTGTGTAAAACTTCTACTTCTGATGTTCTTTCAAAATTACAGCCCTTAAAATACGTTAAGGGAATGGATTGGAAGAAAAAGGGTTTACCTAATGATGAGCAAGAAGTATGTAAAAAGTATGGAATAGAAATTTTATTTTTAGATACTAATGTAGATAGTTCTACTAATATTGTTAGAGATTTTATAAGAAACAAAGATTGTAATTCTCTAAAAGAGTTTGAAGGTATATTATTTTCGCAAAAGGAAATTGAGCCCCATTACTATGATGAGCACTATTTCCGTGGTGATTGGAGAAATGGCCAAAATGATTATTCACTTGAGACAAGAAGAATAATTGAAGCCAAGAATCCCGTAAATATAAAAGAAGTTTTTCGGCCCAAACGTGTTTTAGATGTTGGCTGTGGTCCTGGGGCATTAATGTATTTTCTATATGAATTAGGTATAGAAACATATGGAATAGATTTCAGTCAAGCTGCCAAAGACTTGGCTCCAAAAGAAGTGCGTTCTAATATTGTTGTAGCTCCTGTGACTGAATATTATAATTTCGGAATCGATTTTGATCTTGTTATTTGTCGTGAGTTGTTAGAACATTTGACAATTTTGCAGATTAGGCAAGCTGTTAAGGTTTTAGCTGATTATACCTCCAAATACTTATATGTTACTACTAGGTTCCATCCATCTCCAGTTTCTCTTTTAGATGTAACAGATGATAGAGTGACTGATCCTACTCATATAACTTTGCTGAATAAAGACTTTCTTAAGTTATTGTTTATGTTAGAAGGGCTTAGACCACGTCCAGATTTAGAGGAGAAAATGGATTGGAAAAAATTGGGTAGAGTTTTGGTTTTTGAGAGGGTTTATAAAAATGTATAA
- a CDS encoding class I SAM-dependent methyltransferase: MSESKEKPSEINEEVLERAIRKVHKLILSKIKKFEHELSLFNDPYQKYKIIQESKDFLSKKLRQITTKIEHKFDHLEELEREIVNTYIRDLRKMPSILKRNIRKIEDKNFRKALSNHLKVIKEKELLIAIESGLISWEKLLDTKYRFGEGMDERVIEVPLAIEVGSFSQPGKVLDAGAALNAKYIRDYIGRPEAYIVHFTQSAQKEEVMPLDDRVSYIFGDLRDMDFKDEVFDRIICISTLEHIGMDNTRYGGQKENNPNSYLNAVREMFRVLKRGGRLLFTFPYGKPMNFGWYRIFGRSDIEHIIEICSGCEFKEKYFYYNGFWYEATAAPPVNGTYNDEEDIEGVAAILIIKN, from the coding sequence ATGAGCGAATCAAAAGAAAAACCCTCTGAAATAAATGAAGAGGTTCTTGAGAGAGCTATCAGAAAGGTACATAAATTGATTTTATCAAAAATCAAAAAGTTTGAGCATGAACTGAGTTTATTTAATGACCCCTATCAGAAATATAAAATCATACAGGAATCTAAAGATTTCCTTTCTAAAAAGCTAAGGCAAATTACAACAAAGATAGAACACAAATTTGATCATCTGGAAGAACTTGAAAGAGAGATAGTCAATACCTATATAAGAGATCTCCGGAAGATGCCCTCCATTTTAAAAAGAAATATCCGGAAGATAGAAGATAAAAATTTCAGAAAGGCTTTAAGCAACCATCTTAAAGTTATAAAAGAGAAAGAGCTTCTTATAGCTATAGAGAGTGGCCTGATCTCCTGGGAGAAACTACTTGATACAAAATACCGTTTCGGGGAGGGAATGGATGAGAGAGTAATAGAAGTTCCACTTGCCATAGAGGTTGGCAGTTTTTCTCAGCCAGGAAAAGTCCTTGATGCAGGAGCAGCATTGAATGCGAAATACATCAGAGATTACATAGGCAGGCCTGAAGCATATATAGTTCATTTTACACAAAGTGCACAAAAAGAGGAGGTCATGCCTCTTGATGATAGAGTCTCATATATATTCGGTGATTTAAGAGACATGGATTTCAAGGATGAGGTGTTTGATAGGATTATCTGTATTTCAACCCTGGAACATATAGGAATGGATAATACAAGGTACGGAGGGCAGAAGGAAAATAATCCGAATTCGTATCTGAATGCAGTCAGGGAGATGTTTCGTGTTCTTAAAAGAGGTGGACGTCTTTTATTCACCTTTCCTTATGGTAAGCCAATGAATTTTGGCTGGTATCGAATTTTTGGTCGTAGTGACATAGAGCATATTATTGAAATATGCAGTGGCTGTGAATTTAAAGAGAAATATTTTTATTACAATGGCTTTTGGTATGAAGCAACAGCAGCCCCTCCAGTTAATGGAACATATAATGACGAAGAGGATATTGAAGGTGTGGCTGCTATACTTATTATCAAAAATTAG
- the gmd gene encoding GDP-mannose 4,6-dehydratase, with translation MDKVALITGIRGQDGAYLAEFLLKKGYKVYGADRRSADSTNWRLKELGIDKEVEIVYMDLLELTNVIKTIEQVKPDEVYNLAAQSFVGVSFQQPILTSDVNALGVLRLLEAIRLFSPHVKFYQASTSELFGKVCEIPQTEKTPFYPRSPYGVAKLFGHWITVNYREAYNMFACSGILFNHESPLRGLEFVTRKITYGVARIRYGLQDKIFLGNLDAKRDWGYAKEYVEGMWLMLQQDSPGDYILATGETHSVKEFVECAFAVAGYNIYWEGEGLNTKGIDKKTGKIMIEISPKFYRPSEVDILIGNPKKAKEKLGWMPKTKFEDLVRIMVEADLNRVQRELK, from the coding sequence ATGGATAAGGTTGCACTAATTACAGGTATTAGAGGCCAGGACGGAGCATATCTTGCGGAATTTCTTTTAAAAAAAGGATATAAAGTTTATGGGGCAGATAGAAGGAGTGCTGATTCTACTAATTGGAGATTGAAAGAACTTGGTATTGATAAAGAGGTAGAAATAGTTTATATGGATTTATTGGAGTTGACTAATGTTATAAAGACAATAGAACAGGTTAAGCCTGATGAGGTTTATAATCTTGCTGCGCAAAGTTTTGTTGGTGTTTCTTTTCAGCAGCCTATTCTTACATCCGATGTAAATGCTTTAGGTGTTTTGCGTCTTTTGGAAGCTATTAGATTGTTTAGTCCTCATGTTAAGTTTTATCAGGCATCTACTAGTGAACTTTTTGGTAAAGTTTGTGAAATACCCCAGACAGAAAAAACACCGTTTTATCCTCGTAGTCCTTATGGAGTAGCTAAGCTTTTTGGTCATTGGATTACAGTAAATTATCGTGAGGCTTATAATATGTTTGCCTGTTCTGGTATTTTATTTAATCATGAGTCTCCTTTGCGTGGTTTGGAGTTTGTGACTAGAAAAATAACATATGGGGTAGCCCGAATTAGATATGGTCTTCAGGATAAGATTTTTTTGGGAAATTTAGATGCTAAAAGAGATTGGGGGTATGCAAAAGAATATGTTGAAGGAATGTGGTTAATGTTACAGCAAGATTCTCCTGGTGATTATATTCTTGCTACTGGTGAGACTCATTCTGTAAAAGAGTTTGTTGAATGTGCGTTTGCAGTAGCAGGATACAATATTTATTGGGAAGGTGAAGGTTTGAACACCAAAGGAATTGATAAAAAGACGGGGAAAATAATGATAGAAATTTCACCTAAATTTTATCGTCCTTCTGAAGTTGATATATTAATAGGTAATCCCAAAAAGGCAAAGGAAAAACTCGGTTGGATGCCTAAAACTAAATTTGAAGATTTAGTTAGAATAATGGTAGAGGCTGATCTTAACAGAGTTCAGCGAGAACTGAAATGA
- a CDS encoding ABC transporter permease, translating into MQIYQIKREIFNTVKLGWFLFLRDFRYRFRQTYFGYIWAFIKPLLAALPIIIVGNQFDLDRNNPLNVNYAVFSFVGLMLWQVFWDSIVFPQWMMRRTRSILKRVPFKYWAIVVAGCFYVLFNLLIYISLTFIVLIIFNVSPPWTAFLGVLALIPLILCGLSIGIFIAPITLVYLDLRYSLPTLAGLLLWSVPIVYVTPETGLLNIINRWNPVTFLINVPRAWLISGLSSSDWMFFLSCMLFFVFFLFSVRFYKKAMPVVVEQIV; encoded by the coding sequence ATGCAAATTTACCAGATAAAAAGAGAGATATTCAATACTGTAAAACTAGGATGGTTTTTATTCCTCAGAGACTTCAGATACAGATTCAGACAGACTTATTTCGGATATATTTGGGCCTTTATAAAACCTTTGTTGGCTGCTCTACCAATTATTATTGTAGGTAACCAGTTTGATTTGGACAGGAACAATCCTCTTAACGTGAACTATGCAGTTTTTTCTTTTGTAGGGCTTATGTTATGGCAGGTTTTCTGGGATTCCATTGTTTTTCCTCAGTGGATGATGAGAAGAACAAGGAGCATTTTAAAAAGGGTGCCTTTTAAGTATTGGGCTATTGTTGTCGCCGGATGCTTTTATGTGCTATTCAATCTGCTCATTTATATAAGTTTAACGTTTATAGTATTAATAATATTTAATGTTTCTCCTCCTTGGACTGCTTTTTTAGGTGTATTGGCACTAATTCCACTTATACTCTGTGGATTGTCAATAGGTATTTTTATTGCTCCGATAACATTGGTATATCTTGATCTCAGATACAGTTTACCTACTCTTGCTGGTCTTCTTTTATGGAGCGTTCCTATTGTATACGTAACACCCGAGACAGGGTTGCTAAATATTATAAACAGATGGAATCCGGTCACTTTTTTGATCAATGTACCCCGGGCATGGCTTATTAGCGGACTCAGTAGTTCAGACTGGATGTTTTTCTTATCGTGTATGTTGTTCTTTGTATTTTTTCTTTTCAGTGTGAGATTTTACAAAAAAGCCATGCCTGTGGTGGTTGAACAGATTGTTTAG
- a CDS encoding glycosyltransferase family 4 protein — MIFVNSRFFFQKVTGVQRWALEISYHLSRLDSSLKFITFKQNLDPSRDHLNVLFCGFFRGHLWEQIDLPLFLYRKGNPLLINLCNTAPLLYVNQLVSILDLSFIRNPSWFSKKFVLFYRFLIPKIAKRAKKIITISEFSRQEIVSLLNIPGEKIEVIYCGVSERLKFFSQKDFPNKYGQYILTVSSLNPRKNFGNLILAFNKLKLKNLKLVIVGDFDSRVFSNQVLSDLILGNPNIIRVGYVSDQELSGLYKNALLFVYPSLYEGFGLPPLEAMSCGCPVVVSNIASLLEVCGTAAYYVNPHDINDIARGIYTVLKNKDLRDDLIKKGYDRARLYTWHGSAQKMMRLIREVVNG; from the coding sequence ATGATATTTGTTAATTCCCGTTTTTTCTTTCAAAAAGTTACAGGTGTTCAAAGATGGGCTTTAGAAATTTCCTATCATTTAAGTCGTTTAGACTCTTCTTTAAAATTTATAACTTTTAAACAGAATTTGGACCCTTCCAGGGATCATTTAAATGTTTTGTTTTGTGGATTTTTTAGAGGACATTTGTGGGAACAGATAGATTTGCCTCTTTTTCTTTATAGAAAAGGTAATCCATTATTAATTAATTTATGTAATACGGCTCCATTGTTATATGTTAACCAACTAGTTTCAATACTTGATTTATCCTTTATAAGAAATCCCTCTTGGTTCTCCAAGAAATTTGTTTTATTCTATCGATTTTTAATACCTAAGATAGCTAAAAGAGCTAAAAAAATTATCACTATTAGTGAATTTTCAAGGCAAGAAATAGTAAGCTTGTTAAACATTCCAGGGGAAAAAATAGAGGTTATTTATTGTGGAGTTTCTGAAAGACTTAAATTTTTTTCTCAAAAAGATTTCCCTAATAAATATGGTCAATACATTTTGACTGTTTCTTCGCTTAATCCTAGAAAAAATTTCGGCAATCTTATTCTTGCTTTTAATAAGTTAAAGCTTAAAAACTTAAAATTAGTTATAGTTGGTGATTTTGATAGTAGGGTCTTTTCTAATCAAGTATTAAGTGATTTAATTTTGGGTAATCCTAATATAATTAGAGTTGGCTATGTTTCGGATCAAGAATTATCTGGATTGTATAAAAATGCTTTATTGTTTGTGTACCCTTCTTTATATGAAGGCTTTGGTTTGCCCCCCCTTGAAGCAATGTCATGTGGTTGTCCAGTAGTTGTTTCTAATATTGCTAGTTTGCTAGAAGTTTGTGGTACCGCAGCCTATTATGTGAATCCTCATGATATAAATGATATAGCTAGAGGTATTTATACAGTTTTAAAAAATAAAGACCTTCGAGATGATTTAATAAAAAAAGGTTATGATAGGGCTAGACTTTATACTTGGCATGGGTCAGCTCAAAAAATGATGAGGTTAATAAGGGAGGTTGTTAATGGATAA